The following nucleotide sequence is from Acidisarcina sp..
TACCATTGAACGCTCATTGGATGGAATGCTTTTCGCAGTTCAATCTCGTCGTTCGGGCGGATAATCAGCCGCGGACGATCGTCCGCGTGGGCGAAATCGAGGTGGGCGGAGAAGACTTCGTCGTGATGGCGGGTCCCTGCTCGGTGGAGTCTGAGCGGCAAACGCTGGACACAGCGGAGGCAGTTGCCAGGCATGGCGCACGGATTCTTCGCGGCGGTGCATTCAAGCCGCGCTCCTCGCCCTACTCCTTTCAAGGGCTGGGCAGACAGGGCCTGATGATTCTGGCCAAGGCTCGCGAGGTGACCGGCCTTGCTATCGTCACCGAGGTAATGTCTGAGTGCGATGTTCCATTGGTAGCTGAATATGCTGACATTCTCCAGATTGGCGCGCGAAGCATGGAGAACTATTCGCTACTGGAGGCCGTCGGCAGAAGTGGCCGTCCTGTCCTGCTCAAACGCGGCCTGACGGCAAAGCTCGAGGATCTGTTGCGCTCGGCACAGTTGATCGTGGAGTGCGGAAACCCTGATGTGATCCTTTGCGAACGCGGGATCCGTACTTTTGAGACCGCAACTCGCAACACCTTTGATATCGCGGCTATCCCTGTTCTCAATGCCATAACCCATCTGCCCGTTGTGGTAGACCCGAGCCATGCTGCGGGGATGCGCGAAATTGTCCCCCACCTGGCGCGGGCGTCGGCGGTCATCGGTGCTGATGGGCTGATTGTGGAAGTTCATCCGGCACCGGAACATGCCCTCAGCGACGGCGAGCAATCCCTCACATTTGCAATGTTTGGAGAGATGATGCGCGACCTGGAACCCTATCTATCGCTGCGGCATGCACTGAGTGAGCCGGAGCTTCTGACATCCGAAAGGAGACGATAGGTGTTGGCAAAGCCCATCGTTCTCTCCGCCACAATCTTTGCCGCATCCATGCTGATAGGCGCCGTTGTGTTGGCATCTCCCTCTCCGCGGCAGGCTTCTCCAGCATCATCCGCCTCAGACAAGCCGGCAGTTGAACCACCCGGCATAGCTGTTATTTATACGGCGGCCAGGTCTTATGAGCCACTGGCATGGCTGCATGGTGACGAGCGTTTTCCCGCCGGCGCAACCTTGATGATTCATGACAGCGGTGGCACTCATGAGCTAATCCGGCAATTTGCCGCCACTGCGGATGCAAATATATCTTTCGATGGAAAGTCCGTGCTCTTCTCCGCAAAGCAGCACGAATCCGATCCCTGGCAAGCATGGGAGCTGAGCCTTAAGGACAACCAGCTGAAGCAGCTCACCCAGGGCTCAGACGATATTATTCGGCCGATCTATCTCCCTGCGCGGCGCATCGTATACGCGCGCAAAACCGGAAAGCACTTCGTTCTGGAAGCGCTCTCTCTTGCGGATGGCAAGGTGATGCCCTTGTCGTATGCACCCGGCAACTACGTGCCGACGGACGTGCTGCAGGATGGACGCGTTCTCTTCGAGTCCTCCTATCCACTGGGAACGAATGGCCCGGCTGAGATTTATACCGTGTACTCCGATGGCACCGGCGTGGAGTCCTACCGATGTGATCATGGTCCGGCGCGGTTTGGGGGACGTCAGATCAGTTCCGGCGATATCGTCTTCCCTTCGGGCCACGGGCTTGCGCGGTTCACTTCTCCCATGGCTCATCAGGATAGCCTTGAAGCCCCGGCAGGCGACTATGCCGGAGACGTAGTGGAGCTTCCTTCACAGGACTGGCTGCTGTCCCGTCGCAAGAGCACGCAACAACCGTATCAAATTGCAAGATGGAATCCGGCAAGCAAGACGCTGCAGCCCTTCCTGTCCGAGCCAGAGAGGAACCTGGTTGAGCCTGCGATCGTCGCGCCTCGTGCGGTTCCCAACCGGCATCCCTCAACACTGCGAGACTGGACTGCAGCCAATCTGATGACCCTGGATGTCTACACATCGAAGTACACGCTGCAACCCGGATCTGTCTCGACCGTTCGGATTTCTACGCTGGACGCATCCGGACAAAGAAGAGTTCTGGGGACCGCGCCAGTTGAGAAGGATGGCTCGCTGTATGTACATGTCCCGGGCGATGTGCCGCTGCAGTTTGAGCTGCTCAACCGCGCGGGCAAGGTTCTCCAGAAGGAGTCCGGCTGGATGTGGGCTCGCAAGAGCGAGCAGCGAATCTGTGTCGGCTGCCACGCAGGACCGGAACACGCTCCAGAAAATGTCGTTCCCGCGGTTCTGCTCCATTCGACGACCCCTGCGGACATGACTACAGCGCCTGCCGCTATCTCAAAAGGAGCCCACTGATGCAGTCTCGCGTACTCCTCCTGCTGATCTTTTCCACGGCGGTCTCCGCTCAGAAAGTAGCGCCGGTTGTTCCACCATCTCAAGCCGCGCCTGCGCCAGCCATTCGCTTTGAGGATGCGACCGCATCTTCAGGAATCGACTTCACGCACAGCTTCGGCTCACGCCAGCTAGGCTCGCTGTTGGAAGGAACCGGTTCCGGTTGCGTCTGGCTGGACTACAACAACGACGGTAAGCCGGATCTTTACGTCGTCACGGGCAGACCTCTCGACGACAGCATGCATCCCTATCCGCTCAAAACGAAGCCATTAGAGATGCCGACGAATCATCTCTATCGAAACGACGGCAATGGAAAATTCACGGATGTAACCGAGAAGGCTGGACTGGCGCCCGATCTTTATAGCGATGCCGTCGCCGCTGCCGACTATGACAACGATGGAAATGTCGATCTGCTGGTGGCGGGCTATGGACGGGTGATTCTCTATCACAATAACGGTAATGGAAAGTTTACCGACGTCACGGCCAAAGCAGGAATCAAGGTAGATGGATGGTCGATCAGTTCCACGTGGCTGGACTACGACAAGGACGGATGTGTCGATCTCTTTGTCGGCCGCTACGTGCAGTTCGATCCTAAGTACCGCGCCTTCTATGCTGCGGATAACTACCCGGGCCCTCTCGATTACGAAGGGGAAACGAATAAGCTGTATCACAACAACTGCGACGGCACCTTCACGGATGTCAGCGAGAAATCAGGGATCGCGGCGTATCGCGGCCGCACCATGGGAGTCACTGCTGCGGACTTTGACGGCGACGGATGGCCTGACATCTATGTAGCCAACGACAAGACGGAAAACTTCCTGTTCCACAATAAGCACGATGGCACCTTTGAAGAGATTGCCAATCAGGCAGACGTTGCTTATGGCCAGAGTGGCGAATCCACCTCCGCCATGGGACCTGTGTTCGCCGACGTGGACGGTGATGGCCGTCTCGACCTCTGGGTCACCGACTCAAAATACAATCGCATGATGCACAATGCCGGCAACGGCATGTTTGACGATGTCTCCGCGCAATCCGGCATCTCGCAAGCCACCGCGCAATACACCAGTTGGGGATCCGGCATCTACGACTTCGACAATGACGGATGGCCTGACATCCTGACCTTTCATGGCGGACTCATCCACCTTGTTCCTCAGGAACACTCCGTCTTCAAGGGGCTGGGCAATGGCAAGTTCGCGGATGTCTCGCGCGGAGCAGGTGCCGTTCTGGATGTGAAAACCGTCGCTCGCGGCGCCTGCTTCGCGGACTACGACAACGACGGCAAGATGGACGCATTCGTCGTCAACCTGGGCGCTCGGGGCACGCTGGTCCACAACGTAACAGCCTCCAGTAATCACTGGATAGCTTTTCAACTTAAGGGGACCAAAAGCAATCGCGATGGCATCGGCGCTCACCTCGAAGTTCAGGCGGGCGGCCGCAAACAGGTAGCCGAACGCGTCGCTGGATCAGGCTATCTTTCGCAGGATGATCCACGTGTCCACTTCGGTCTTGGTTCATCGACCAAGGTAGACAAGCTGACAATCCAGTGGCCCAGCGGAAAGCAACAGGTGCTCGAGAATCTCGCGGTGGATCGCGTTGTCACAGTGGAGGAACCTCAGTGAAGGCAAACTTCACCATTGCCGCTGTTCTCACGCTGGTGACGCTCTGCCTTGCCGGTGCATTGCGTCCCCATGTCGTTGCGGGATCGGCTGCGCCGGAGTCGGAGTATCTCAACCCCGGCGAGATGGCCTTCTCCCCAGACGGCCGCTATCTCTACGTTGTGTGTGAACGCAGCGACGAACTGCGCATCCTCGAAGTATCCAGCGGCAAAGTTACAGCACGCATCCCCGTCGGCCATGTTCCTCGCAACCTGACGCTCTCCCATGATGGGAAACAGATCTATGTCGTGAATTCGTGGGAGGACACACTCTCGGTAGTGGACCTTGCTACCCAGTCTGTCGTCCGCACCATATCTACGGGAGCCGAGCCATACAGCGCAGTCCTCGATCGCAGCGGTTCGACTCTGTATGTCGCGAACCGCGTCAGCAATGACATATCAGTGATCGACGTTGCCAGCGGAGTCGAGAAGAAGCGACTGGCGGGTGGGCGCGGAGCGAGCTATCTGGTGCTCTCCCCCGATGGCAGTAAGATCTACGGAACCCATATCTATCCTAAGATTCGCGAGCACCGTGTACCGCCCCAATCTGAGATAACGGTGATTGATACTGCAACGCAGTCCGTCATCGAGCGCAAACTACTACCCGATGTGGCTGGTGTCTTCCATCTTGCCGCGTCTTCGGATGGCAGGCTCTTTGCCACCCCAGGTATGCGTCCCAAAAACCTTGTACCCCTGGCGCATGTGGAACACGGATGGGCATTTACCAGCGAGCTCACCATCTTTGGCGAAGATGCAGGAGCGGTGATCCAGATCCCGCTGGACGAGATGGAGCGGTATTACTCCATGCCCTTTGCGGTAGCTATCCTGCCGGATAAGTCGCGGGTCTTTGTTTCCACAGC
It contains:
- the aroF gene encoding 3-deoxy-7-phosphoheptulonate synthase, which produces MECFSQFNLVVRADNQPRTIVRVGEIEVGGEDFVVMAGPCSVESERQTLDTAEAVARHGARILRGGAFKPRSSPYSFQGLGRQGLMILAKAREVTGLAIVTEVMSECDVPLVAEYADILQIGARSMENYSLLEAVGRSGRPVLLKRGLTAKLEDLLRSAQLIVECGNPDVILCERGIRTFETATRNTFDIAAIPVLNAITHLPVVVDPSHAAGMREIVPHLARASAVIGADGLIVEVHPAPEHALSDGEQSLTFAMFGEMMRDLEPYLSLRHALSEPELLTSERRR
- a CDS encoding CRTAC1 family protein → MQSRVLLLLIFSTAVSAQKVAPVVPPSQAAPAPAIRFEDATASSGIDFTHSFGSRQLGSLLEGTGSGCVWLDYNNDGKPDLYVVTGRPLDDSMHPYPLKTKPLEMPTNHLYRNDGNGKFTDVTEKAGLAPDLYSDAVAAADYDNDGNVDLLVAGYGRVILYHNNGNGKFTDVTAKAGIKVDGWSISSTWLDYDKDGCVDLFVGRYVQFDPKYRAFYAADNYPGPLDYEGETNKLYHNNCDGTFTDVSEKSGIAAYRGRTMGVTAADFDGDGWPDIYVANDKTENFLFHNKHDGTFEEIANQADVAYGQSGESTSAMGPVFADVDGDGRLDLWVTDSKYNRMMHNAGNGMFDDVSAQSGISQATAQYTSWGSGIYDFDNDGWPDILTFHGGLIHLVPQEHSVFKGLGNGKFADVSRGAGAVLDVKTVARGACFADYDNDGKMDAFVVNLGARGTLVHNVTASSNHWIAFQLKGTKSNRDGIGAHLEVQAGGRKQVAERVAGSGYLSQDDPRVHFGLGSSTKVDKLTIQWPSGKQQVLENLAVDRVVTVEEPQ